The proteins below come from a single Danio aesculapii chromosome 23, fDanAes4.1, whole genome shotgun sequence genomic window:
- the otud3 gene encoding OTU domain-containing protein 3: MSRKQSGKPIKGNRKYELERKRDERAARRALAKDKKNRPPGDDGEEFVSFSNQLQALGLKLREVPGDGNCLFRALGDQLEGHSRGHLHLRQETVHYMRTHRNDFEPFVEDDVPFEKHLTNLSQQGTFAGNDAIVAFARSQQLKVVIHQLNAPLWEINGTEKPSCRELHIAYRYGDHYDSVRKTGDNSENPAHLRIESLNNSRRFGEDQKERSRGASPSRSLSEDEELILSVLCADSLSDSLCQSSATSETAHSDWLEPELNNQSSEGDSAAGTHALCQGLQAECSENMPSAEGAISHKTKLSTKQRKEQQRLEKKKRQEERHRQKVLQGRGSEPKHDQNQNTADTVTIVPALNTLSI, encoded by the exons ATGTCCAGGAAGCAGTCTGGGAAACCCATCAAGGGGAACAGGAAGTATGAACTAGAGAGGAAGAGGGATGAGAGAGCGGCCCGTCGAGCTCTGGCCAAAGACAAGAAGAACAGACCTCCAGGAGACGATGGAGAGGAGTTCGTAAGCTTCTCCAATCAGCTGCAGGCTCTGGGGCTCAAGCTGCGGGAAGTGCCTGGAGACGG GAACTGTTTGTTTCGGGCTCTTGGAGATCAGCTGGAGGGTCATTCACGGGGTCATCTGCATCTGCGGCAGGAGACCGTACACTACATGAGGACTCACAGGAACGACTTCGAGCCTTTCGTTGAAGATGATGTGCCTTTCGAGAAGCATT TGACGAACCTCTCACAGCAGGGCACGTTTGCCGGAAATGACGCCATCGTGGCATTCGCTCGCAGCCAGCAGCTGAAAGTGGTTATTCATCAGCTGAACGCTCCTTTGTGGGAG ATTAACGGTACAGAGAAGCCATCATGTCGAGAGCTACACATCGCATATCGATATGGAGACCATTATGACAGCGTACGCAAAACTGGCGACAATTCAGAGAATCCAGCACATCTACGCATTGAG AGTCTGAATAATTCCAGGCGATTTGGCGAGGATCAGAAGGAACGGTCGAGAGGCGCTTCTCCGTCACGCTCTCTGTCTGAAGATGAAGAGCTGATCTTGAGTGTTCTCTGCGCTGACA GTCTGTCAGACAGTTTATGTCAATCAAGTGCCACATCAGAAACGGCCCACAGTGATTGGCTGGAGCCTGAACTCAACAACCAATCATCAGAGGGAGATTCGGCTGCTGGAACACATGCTTTGTGTCAAGGCCTGCAGGCTGAATGTAGTGAAAACATGCCGTCAGCAGAGGGCGCCATCTCACATAAAACAAAG CTCTCTACTAAACAAAGGAAAGAGCAGCAGCGGCTGGAGAAGAAGAAGCGTCAGGAGGAGAGACACAGACAGAAGGTTTTACAGGGCAGAGGGTCAGAACCAAAACACGATCAGAATCAAAACACAGCCGACACGGTCACTATTGTGCCAGCGCTCAACACACTGAGCATCTGA
- the g0s2 gene encoding LOW QUALITY PROTEIN: G0/G1 switch protein 2 (The sequence of the model RefSeq protein was modified relative to this genomic sequence to represent the inferred CDS: deleted 2 bases in 1 codon; substituted 1 base at 1 genomic stop codon) yields MRYGRSQKIFAFKXAESERSIPTETLRISDKQGIIIRAGSLTFNKRNSRMDTMHELIPFAKEMLSAGPSKGSLKVYLVGGTFAVLGMVSGVVQVASSLFPDHEEPDFDMLKVQEVLPVKQPVQEPQTSIPEDEEMDAVMEAKAKELPSNRQRRMSFRAHAS; encoded by the exons atgaggtaTGGGCGGAGTCAGAAAATCTTCGCCTTTAAATAAGCA GAGTCTGAACGTTCGATACCCACAGAAACTCTGAGGATATCCGACAAACAAGGAATTATCATCCGAGCGGGTTCTTTAACCTTCAACAA ACGAAACTCCAGAATGGACACCATGCATGAGCTCATCCCTTTCGCCAAGGAAATGCTGAGCGCAGGTCCCTCAAAAGGCTCTCTGAAGGTCTACTTGGTGGGCGGCACGTTTGCGGTCCTGGGAATGGTGAGCGGAGTGGTCCAGGTGGCATCTTCCCTCTTCCCAGACCACGAGGAACCAGACTTTGACATGCTGAAGGTGCAGGAGGTCCTGCCGGTGAAGCAGCCGGTCCAGGAACCGCAGACCAGCATCCCTGAAGACGAAGAAATGGATGCTGTGATGGAAGCAAAAGCCAAGGAGCTTCCCTCAAACAGACAGCGGAGGATGAGCTTCAGAGCTCACGCTTCATAA